ATCATAGGCTGTATAGAGGCTGCAATCACCACAATCGCTACAATTCCCCAATACAGTTGTACACGCCTTTTCTGTTGAACAAAGAAACCAAATAGTTGAAGCACAAAGCCAATATAAAAACTGACCACTACTGCAACTAACAACGGTAAATAATGCATTCCACCACTTAACGAAATCATAAAAAATGCAATAAACGAAAAGAACCCTATCGGTATCAACGTAAATATCGCCAAAGCAATCTTTCCACCACAAGATTTTTCCACTATCATCACCCTCCTTTTTATAGTGTAATTTTACACTATCAGTTTAAAATTACAACTAAAAAATAAAAGATTCTCATTATTATAAGGATTGTTTTAAGTATAAATTTCTACATATTTATTGGTGGGCTAGGCATGACAGCGCTAAAGCCATGTATACTCCTGTGGGAACAGCAAATCTTTATTTGCGACGAAAGCGTAGCGACAGGAGCACCGCGCGGAAAATTCATTTTTTGTGCCGTCATCAAGAAAAACAAAAACGCCCTAGAAAATACTAGGACGCTTTGTACTTGCTTCTTTAATTAAGCAAATTTCACCATATGATATTTTTTCTTACCGCGGCGGATAATCGCGAATGCGTCCTCTAAACGGTCTTTCCCGTCGATTACGTATTCTAAATCCGTCACTTTTTCACCATTTACACTAATTGCACCGTTTGTCACATCTTCACGTGCTTGGCGTTTTGATGAAGAAATACCTGCTTCTACGATAAGATCTACAATGTTCTTGTCTTCTTTTGATACTTCTACAGAAGGAACACCTGCGAATGCGACTTTCATTTCCATTACTGATAATGCTTTTAAGTCACCAGAGAATAATGCAGCCGTAATGCGCTCTGCCTGCGCTAAGCCTTCTTCACCGTGAATCAGCTTTGTCATTTCAGCTGCTAATGTTTTTTGTGCTTTACGTAAGTGTGCTTCTGTTTCAACACTTTCTGCTAAGCCTTCAATTTCTTCGCGTGTTAAGAACGTGAAGATTTTTAAGTATTTCACAACATCTGCATCCGCTGTGTTAATCCAGAATTGGTAGAACTCGTATGGCGATGTTTTCTTCGCATCTAACCATACGGCGCCACCTGCTGTTTTACCGAATTTCGTACCATCTGCTTTTGTTACAAGTGGAATCGTAATACCGAATGCTTTGGCATTTTCATCATGCGTTTTACGGATCATTTCTAAACCAGTTGTGATATTGCCCCACTGATCTGAACCGCCTACTTGAATACGCACGTTGAAGTGGTCGTATAAATGGTTGAAGTCCATCCCTTGGATTAATGTGTACGCAAATTCAGTAAACGAAATCCCTGAATCAAGGCGTGATGCCACAGTATCTTTATTTAAAATGTAATTGACGTTAATTAGCTTCCCGTAATCGCGTAGGAAATCGATTAATGTCATTTGGCCAGCCCAGTCATTGTTGTTGACTAAAATCGCACCGTTGTCTGCATCCGATGAGAAGTCGAATAAACGCTCCATTTGCGCTTTTAAACCGCGCACGTTTGCATCTACTTGCTCCATCGTTTGTAGTTGGCGCTCTTCTGAACGACCTGATGGATCCCCTACTGTACCTGTTGCCCCACCTACTAGTAAAACTGGTTTGTGACCTGCTTTTTGGAAGCGACGTAATGTTAAAAGTGGTACGATATGACCGATGTGCATTGAATCTGCTGTTGGGTCAACCCCTACGTATAACGATACATTTTGCTCATTTAATAATTTTTCCATACCTTCTGCGTCTGTTTGTTGGTATAACAGGCCGCGCCACTCTAAATCTTGTAATAATTCGTTTGTCATTGTATTTCTCTCCTTTTACATGTTTGTTCATCTGCAATGTAAGGAAAAATAAAAACGCCCCTACACGCAAATTTGCATGCAGGGACGTTAAATTAACAGTTTAACGCGGTACCACCCGGCTTGAAGAAAAAAATTTCTTCCACTTTAAGCGTTTTTATCGCAGACGATGCGTTCAAGCTCCAAGAACGTAATTCGTAAAATCGTTTTGTCTAGCTTTCACCAACCGCTAGCTCTCTAAAACAGGGAACGTTTTTACTACTGCAAACTCTTCAATGCTTGAAATTTATACTCTCTATTCTACTTAGTATTTAGACGATGTCAATAATTATATTCGCTTAGATGGCAAATATGCTATAATAAACAGGATTTTAGGAGGGCGATACTGTGAAAGAATGGCTTGATCAATTAAACGAAAAAATCGAATCCCTTGCTTCTTCAAAGCCGATGCGCTAT
The sequence above is a segment of the Solibacillus sp. FSL H8-0523 genome. Coding sequences within it:
- the tyrS gene encoding tyrosine--tRNA ligase — translated: MTNELLQDLEWRGLLYQQTDAEGMEKLLNEQNVSLYVGVDPTADSMHIGHIVPLLTLRRFQKAGHKPVLLVGGATGTVGDPSGRSEERQLQTMEQVDANVRGLKAQMERLFDFSSDADNGAILVNNNDWAGQMTLIDFLRDYGKLINVNYILNKDTVASRLDSGISFTEFAYTLIQGMDFNHLYDHFNVRIQVGGSDQWGNITTGLEMIRKTHDENAKAFGITIPLVTKADGTKFGKTAGGAVWLDAKKTSPYEFYQFWINTADADVVKYLKIFTFLTREEIEGLAESVETEAHLRKAQKTLAAEMTKLIHGEEGLAQAERITAALFSGDLKALSVMEMKVAFAGVPSVEVSKEDKNIVDLIVEAGISSSKRQAREDVTNGAISVNGEKVTDLEYVIDGKDRLEDAFAIIRRGKKKYHMVKFA